One genomic segment of Salinigranum rubrum includes these proteins:
- a CDS encoding spondin domain-containing protein yields MTDNPLDTTNRRRFLQLGGGVLAVGLAGCTGQGGSGAETDDAETTDGSMEGEMTDESMTDSAMTEEAMDDGMTDSEMTEGSMDDEMTDSEMTDESMDGSMAQRFRVRIENVSTGSTLQTMDGATAVPLSPGAYVVHAESGALFEEGEAANEGLERLAEDGTPGTLAASFEEREMGMVHGGAFDTPVGASSPGPLTPGDAYEFEFEGGADARLSFATMFVESNDLFFAPDPTGIALFSDGDPVSGDVTDRVALWDAGTEVNEEPGAGPHQAPRQSGPDTGEAENGTVRLVSDVDDGFAYPGVADVLSVTVTPARMG; encoded by the coding sequence ATGACCGACAACCCACTCGACACGACGAACAGGCGACGGTTCCTCCAACTCGGCGGCGGCGTACTCGCCGTGGGCCTGGCCGGGTGCACCGGACAGGGCGGCAGTGGAGCCGAGACGGACGACGCGGAGACGACCGACGGGTCGATGGAGGGAGAGATGACCGACGAGTCCATGACGGACTCGGCGATGACCGAGGAGGCGATGGACGACGGGATGACGGACTCGGAGATGACCGAGGGGTCGATGGACGACGAGATGACGGACTCGGAGATGACCGACGAGTCCATGGACGGCTCGATGGCCCAGCGGTTCCGGGTCCGCATCGAGAACGTCTCGACCGGGAGCACGCTGCAGACGATGGACGGGGCCACGGCCGTCCCGCTCTCGCCGGGGGCGTACGTCGTCCACGCCGAGTCCGGCGCGCTATTCGAGGAAGGGGAGGCCGCCAACGAGGGACTCGAACGTCTCGCGGAGGACGGCACGCCCGGGACGCTCGCCGCCTCGTTCGAGGAAAGGGAGATGGGGATGGTCCACGGCGGCGCGTTCGATACGCCCGTGGGCGCTTCTTCGCCCGGTCCGCTCACGCCCGGCGACGCCTACGAGTTCGAGTTCGAGGGCGGGGCCGACGCCCGCCTGTCGTTCGCCACGATGTTCGTCGAGTCGAACGACCTCTTCTTCGCGCCGGACCCGACGGGAATCGCGCTCTTCTCGGACGGTGACCCCGTTAGCGGCGACGTCACCGACCGGGTGGCGCTGTGGGACGCCGGCACGGAGGTAAACGAGGAGCCGGGAGCCGGGCCGCACCAGGCACCGCGACAGTCGGGGCCGGACACGGGCGAGGCCGAGAACGGCACCGTCCGCCTCGTCTCGGACGTCGACGACGGCTTCGCCTACCCCGGGGTCGCGGACGTGCTATCGGTGACGGTGACGCCGGCGCGTATGGGCTGA
- a CDS encoding sensor histidine kinase — MLGRVNYSGLVVAGVGFFLTRFTVTLAVYDDPVQFYLAGVVPLALGLGLAAFGVALTVADVEPSLVRTTARWCVVGAGAMFVLVVLTLLGSTGGDVDLASAGSQTYFANFLIGGSVGGTFTGLYAARTHGHRDELVRQTNRLELLNRLLRHEVLNAVAVIRGYATLQGDDHPTAGAVIERRSDAIERTIREVKYLTRTETRGRAADGSVALEPCLTASVDGVRTRHPHADISVTADDEALAARVRAGDRLQHVFDNLVENAVVHTSREAPTVEVSVSVTGTAVRVSVADDGPGLPERQRELVETGDIGEFDDPRSGFGLTVSRFLVESYGGTMGVDVDREGTTITVVLRRVDVDETGLGALQADAGVRPAIPHLVVTLVAALVAGGLYGVAAELLGGRSPQSACSTASPTRSWGGTPTSSTASCSRSGSPASSRCSRRAFATTSRRTPRSVSRGAWSSGWSPRASSRPSGSASSASRHPSRTSPSRLSRHTSSGARRSACAPRGATRTSRPGWPDSVGGRPTSRDGRRSTARSRRRGRR, encoded by the coding sequence ATGCTCGGCCGAGTGAACTACAGCGGCCTCGTCGTCGCCGGCGTCGGGTTCTTCCTCACGCGCTTCACCGTGACGCTCGCGGTGTACGACGACCCCGTCCAGTTCTACCTGGCGGGCGTCGTCCCGCTCGCGCTCGGACTCGGGTTGGCCGCGTTCGGCGTGGCGCTCACCGTCGCCGACGTCGAGCCGTCGCTGGTCCGGACGACGGCCCGCTGGTGTGTCGTCGGGGCCGGCGCGATGTTCGTCCTCGTCGTGCTCACGCTCTTGGGGTCGACGGGGGGCGACGTCGACCTCGCGTCGGCGGGGTCGCAAACCTACTTCGCGAACTTCCTCATCGGCGGGAGCGTCGGCGGCACGTTCACCGGCCTCTACGCCGCGCGAACACACGGACACCGCGACGAACTCGTCCGCCAGACGAACCGGCTCGAACTGCTGAATCGGCTCCTCCGACACGAGGTGCTCAACGCCGTAGCCGTCATCCGGGGGTACGCGACGCTCCAGGGGGACGACCACCCGACCGCCGGAGCGGTGATCGAGCGGCGCTCCGACGCCATCGAACGCACCATCAGGGAGGTGAAGTACCTCACCCGGACCGAGACGCGGGGTCGGGCGGCGGACGGGTCGGTCGCGCTCGAACCGTGTCTGACGGCGAGCGTCGACGGGGTCCGAACGCGACATCCGCACGCCGATATCTCGGTCACGGCGGACGACGAGGCGCTCGCCGCGCGCGTCCGTGCGGGCGACCGACTGCAACACGTCTTCGACAACCTCGTCGAGAACGCCGTCGTCCACACGTCGCGGGAGGCACCGACCGTCGAGGTGTCCGTCTCCGTGACGGGCACGGCCGTCCGCGTGAGCGTCGCGGACGACGGTCCCGGCCTCCCCGAACGCCAGCGAGAACTCGTCGAGACCGGCGATATCGGCGAGTTCGACGACCCCCGCTCGGGGTTCGGCCTGACCGTCTCGCGCTTTCTCGTCGAGAGCTACGGCGGGACCATGGGGGTCGACGTCGATAGAGAGGGAACGACGATCACGGTCGTGTTGCGCCGTGTCGACGTCGACGAGACTGGACTGGGCGCGCTCCAGGCCGACGCGGGCGTCCGACCGGCAATCCCACATCTGGTCGTCACGCTCGTCGCCGCGCTCGTCGCGGGCGGGCTCTACGGAGTCGCGGCGGAACTCCTCGGGGGTCGGTCGCCGCAATCGGCGTGTTCTACGGCATCACCGACCCGGTCGTGGGGTGGTACACCCACCAGTTCCACAGCGTCGTGTTCGCGTTCGGGTTCGCCGGCCTCGTCTCGGTGCTCCCGGCGCGCGTTCGCAACCACGTCCCGACGTACGCCGCGGTCGGTGTCGCGTGGGGCGTGGTCATCTGGCTGGTCGCCGCGGGCGTCGTCGCGCCCGTCTGGCTCCGCCTCATCGGCGTCCCGGCACCCGTCCCGAACCTCTCCGTCACGACTCTCGCGACACACCTCGTCTGGGGCGCGTCGCTCGGCGTGTGCACCGCGTGGGGCTACGCGAACCTCACGTCCCGGCTGGCCCGACTCGGTCGGTGGGCGTCCGACCTCCCGGGACGGGCGTAGGTCTACAGCACGCTCGCGACGACGGGGGCGGCGCTGA
- a CDS encoding response regulator translates to MNDGPSRIRVLCVDDDSAFLDLTRAWLSRVDGFAVSAETDPREALSTLRAGTPAVDAVVSDYRMPDMDGLELLERVRESHPDLPFVLFTGQGSEAIASDAISAGVTDYLQKRGPDRYDLLVNRVRNAVESHRAKQEAERERRIRDWIVEAAPFGIVGHDRSGDVRFSNDRAAEILAASVEELDGRAYPDAGWTLLTEDGTPVPRAELPYRRVVDTGSQLDRERYRLRTSDGRERRVVVYGSPLWDDAGGVEGAVVAFYAADERE, encoded by the coding sequence GTGAACGATGGTCCGTCTCGGATTCGCGTCCTCTGTGTCGACGACGACTCGGCGTTCCTCGACCTGACACGGGCGTGGCTGTCGAGGGTCGACGGGTTCGCGGTCTCCGCCGAGACCGACCCACGCGAGGCGCTGTCGACGCTCCGCGCGGGAACGCCCGCAGTCGACGCGGTGGTCAGCGACTACCGGATGCCCGACATGGACGGACTCGAACTCCTCGAACGCGTCCGCGAGTCGCATCCGGACCTCCCGTTCGTCCTCTTCACCGGGCAGGGGAGCGAAGCCATCGCGAGCGACGCGATCTCCGCGGGCGTCACCGACTACCTCCAGAAACGCGGGCCCGACCGGTACGACCTCCTGGTGAACCGGGTGCGGAACGCGGTCGAGAGCCACCGGGCGAAGCAGGAGGCCGAACGCGAACGCCGCATCCGCGACTGGATCGTCGAGGCCGCCCCGTTCGGCATCGTCGGTCACGACCGCTCCGGTGACGTCCGGTTCTCGAACGACCGCGCGGCCGAAATTCTCGCCGCGTCGGTCGAGGAACTCGACGGGCGCGCGTACCCCGACGCCGGATGGACGCTCCTGACGGAGGACGGCACGCCGGTACCGCGGGCGGAGTTGCCGTATCGCCGCGTCGTCGACACGGGGTCGCAACTCGACCGCGAACGGTACCGACTGCGGACGAGCGACGGTCGGGAGCGTCGGGTCGTCGTCTACGGCTCGCCGCTGTGGGACGACGCGGGAGGGGTCGAGGGAGCCGTCGTCGCGTTCTACGCCGCGGACGAACGCGAATAG
- a CDS encoding uracil-DNA glycosylase, which translates to MADSHFPSSRNVLDPDCRRCPALVDSRTEISWGTGPTDADVVVVGEAPGAGDPSADRWQGGNHTGMAYTTRHSGRRIRGLFARLGYDPYYTNAVKCFPEEGGTNREPTAEERSNCRSHLERELQQVDPSVVVTTGKHATTTVLALDGRVVESFLDRVLDPVRLSAYDVSVLPLLHPSYQEVWLSRLGYDLDEYEAAIGEALSSLVSG; encoded by the coding sequence GTGGCCGACTCGCACTTCCCGTCGAGTCGGAACGTCCTCGACCCCGACTGCCGACGCTGTCCGGCGCTCGTCGACTCGCGGACCGAAATCTCGTGGGGCACCGGCCCGACCGACGCCGACGTCGTCGTGGTGGGCGAGGCACCGGGCGCGGGCGACCCCTCCGCCGACCGGTGGCAGGGCGGCAACCACACCGGCATGGCCTACACCACGCGACACTCGGGCCGTCGCATCAGAGGGCTGTTCGCCCGACTAGGGTACGACCCATACTACACGAACGCGGTGAAGTGCTTCCCCGAGGAGGGGGGAACGAACCGAGAACCCACCGCCGAGGAGCGGTCGAACTGCCGGAGCCACCTCGAACGCGAACTCCAGCAGGTCGACCCCAGCGTCGTCGTCACGACGGGCAAGCACGCGACGACGACGGTGCTCGCGCTCGACGGGAGGGTCGTCGAAAGCTTTCTCGACCGCGTGCTCGACCCGGTTCGGCTGTCGGCGTACGACGTCAGCGTGCTCCCTCTCCTGCATCCGTCGTACCAGGAGGTGTGGCTCTCACGGCTCGGATACGACCTCGACGAGTACGAAGCGGCGATCGGTGAGGCGCTCTCGTCGCTCGTCTCGGGGTGA
- a CDS encoding phosphatase PAP2 family protein translates to MRGLGTLDAVSGLPPAVVDLFGLLTLLGDPWLLLGGLAALYAVSDRLGLDRRRVGFVLATAFLSLGVTLALKTAFALPRPPGAGIEGYGFPSGHALGATVVWVTAALALDAGRRRVRVAVAGVVVPVVAASRVVIGVHYLVDVVVGVAVGVALVGLVFWGLWRDRWKPPTHAAVDRVFALAAGAALVALFLSNGVDTLLTVGAALGGWVGWRAVEPAVEPPAPALPPRGTALAVAGLPPLLGGLLALDAAAEAATIPDTLTMGLAGGCIALLFALPRLVQRVVG, encoded by the coding sequence ATGCGCGGACTCGGTACGCTCGACGCCGTCTCCGGACTCCCTCCGGCGGTCGTCGACCTGTTCGGACTTCTCACGCTGCTCGGCGACCCGTGGCTGCTCCTCGGTGGCCTCGCCGCCCTCTACGCCGTCTCCGACCGCCTCGGCCTCGACCGCCGCCGCGTCGGGTTCGTCCTGGCCACCGCCTTCCTCTCGCTCGGGGTGACGCTCGCGCTGAAGACCGCCTTCGCGCTCCCGCGGCCGCCCGGGGCAGGGATCGAGGGCTACGGCTTCCCGAGCGGGCACGCGCTCGGGGCGACGGTCGTCTGGGTCACCGCCGCGCTCGCGCTCGATGCCGGGCGGCGGCGCGTCCGAGTGGCCGTCGCGGGCGTCGTCGTCCCCGTGGTCGCCGCCTCCCGCGTCGTCATCGGCGTTCACTACCTCGTCGACGTCGTCGTCGGTGTCGCCGTCGGCGTCGCCCTCGTCGGCCTCGTGTTCTGGGGGCTGTGGCGCGACCGGTGGAAGCCGCCGACGCACGCCGCCGTCGACCGCGTGTTCGCCCTCGCCGCGGGCGCGGCGCTCGTCGCCCTCTTCCTCTCGAACGGCGTCGACACGCTCCTCACCGTCGGCGCGGCGCTCGGCGGCTGGGTCGGGTGGCGCGCCGTCGAGCCCGCGGTCGAACCGCCCGCTCCAGCGCTCCCCCCACGCGGGACGGCCCTCGCCGTCGCCGGACTTCCACCCCTCCTCGGCGGCCTCCTCGCGCTCGACGCCGCCGCCGAGGCCGCGACCATCCCCGACACGCTGACGATGGGGCTCGCCGGCGGGTGTATCGCGCTGCTGTTCGCGCTGCCGCGACTCGTCCAGCGAGTCGTCGGGTGA
- the prs gene encoding ribose-phosphate diphosphokinase — MIVPGSGSQALASSLAGECDDTLAIPEFDRFPDGETFAAVPAAGADAPERAVVVAATPSNDAYVELLQLQDALREAGVGEVVTVVPYMGYARQDRAFESGDPVSARAMARAVSTGTDRVVLVTPHEAAVREFFDVPVDVVDAAGRLAVPLAGLETRLREPLFLSPDEGAVDIARTVRDAYGEGDTDYFEKTRHSGTEVSVEPSDAPVEGRDVVITDDIIATGSTMAESVAVLRERDAERIFTACVHPLLARAARTKLEAAGVERVYGTDTLERDVSAVSAAPVVASVL; from the coding sequence ATGATAGTGCCAGGTTCGGGGTCGCAGGCGCTGGCGTCGTCGCTCGCGGGGGAGTGTGACGACACCCTCGCTATCCCCGAGTTCGACCGGTTCCCCGACGGGGAGACGTTCGCGGCCGTCCCCGCGGCCGGCGCGGACGCGCCCGAGCGCGCGGTGGTCGTCGCCGCGACACCCTCGAACGACGCCTACGTCGAACTGCTCCAGCTTCAGGACGCCCTCCGCGAGGCGGGGGTCGGAGAGGTCGTGACCGTCGTCCCCTACATGGGGTACGCACGGCAGGACCGGGCGTTCGAGTCGGGTGACCCCGTCTCTGCGCGCGCGATGGCGCGGGCGGTCTCGACCGGCACCGACCGGGTCGTCCTCGTCACGCCGCACGAAGCCGCGGTTCGGGAGTTCTTCGACGTGCCCGTCGACGTCGTCGACGCCGCCGGCAGGCTCGCGGTGCCCCTCGCTGGGCTCGAAACACGACTGAGAGAGCCGCTCTTCCTCTCGCCCGACGAGGGCGCAGTCGACATCGCACGCACTGTCCGCGACGCGTACGGCGAGGGCGACACCGACTACTTCGAGAAGACGCGACACTCGGGCACCGAAGTGAGCGTCGAACCGTCCGACGCCCCCGTCGAAGGGAGGGACGTCGTCATCACCGACGACATCATCGCGACGGGGTCGACGATGGCCGAGTCCGTCGCCGTCCTCCGCGAACGCGACGCCGAGCGCATCTTCACCGCCTGCGTCCACCCGCTCTTGGCGCGCGCCGCCCGGACGAAACTCGAAGCGGCCGGCGTCGAGCGAGTGTACGGGACCGACACGCTCGAACGCGACGTGAGCGCGGTCAGCGCCGCCCCCGTCGTCGCGAGCGTGCTGTAG
- the lrp gene encoding HTH-type transcriptional regulator Lrp: MTYENLDAKLINELLGDGRASLRSLAEDLDVSVTTVSNHLRDLEEEGVIEGYTPIVNYDALGYDVTAVIQLKVEGSALPEITERLKDQSQMISVYEVTGDYDIIAIGKFKDTDGMNRQIKALLTDADIRESNTSVVLNAVVENEQFELDVEE, encoded by the coding sequence ATGACGTACGAAAACCTCGACGCCAAACTCATCAACGAACTGCTCGGAGACGGCAGAGCCAGCCTTCGAAGCCTCGCAGAAGACCTCGACGTCTCCGTAACGACGGTCTCGAACCACCTCCGCGACCTCGAAGAGGAAGGGGTCATCGAGGGGTACACGCCCATCGTCAACTACGATGCGCTCGGATACGACGTCACGGCCGTCATCCAGTTGAAGGTCGAGGGGAGCGCCCTCCCCGAGATCACGGAGCGACTGAAAGACCAGAGCCAGATGATCTCCGTGTACGAGGTCACCGGCGACTACGACATCATCGCCATCGGGAAGTTCAAGGACACCGACGGCATGAACCGGCAGATCAAAGCGCTCCTGACCGACGCGGACATCCGCGAGTCGAACACCTCGGTCGTGCTCAACGCCGTCGTCGAGAACGAGCAGTTCGAACTCGACGTCGAGGAGTAA
- a CDS encoding HVO_0234 family beta-propeller protein produces MTDDDLSIEEKRVFSSKAGKTEVFVAAGVGCVVVDVSGDRVGGFRVDHHCTARDVAGRGGRIVVATDEDVLLAPGYEALGFGPAMAVGLTEDEVVAVGEDGSIGRLAFDAGNGWRTVGGVDGPRAVDGRLVAAEEGVFRVTDRDLRHAGLDDVRDVAAAGPFAATGSGLFYLGNGWMEIEDGEWDVVDAAPDGRAHAVGAAGIRRRTETDGGTWRAVDRADDLADDEAFVEFAYGEDVVCAVTDEGTFLVDAGDGLRTQTLGLRDVGGVAIP; encoded by the coding sequence ATGACCGACGACGACCTCTCCATCGAGGAAAAGCGCGTCTTCTCGTCGAAGGCCGGCAAGACCGAGGTGTTCGTCGCTGCGGGCGTCGGCTGCGTCGTGGTCGACGTCTCGGGCGACCGGGTCGGTGGCTTCCGCGTCGACCACCACTGTACCGCCCGCGACGTCGCCGGACGGGGCGGGAGAATCGTCGTCGCAACCGACGAGGACGTCCTGCTCGCGCCGGGATACGAGGCGCTGGGGTTCGGTCCCGCGATGGCGGTCGGTCTCACCGAAGACGAAGTCGTCGCCGTCGGGGAGGACGGTTCCATCGGCAGACTCGCGTTCGACGCCGGGAATGGGTGGCGGACCGTCGGCGGCGTCGACGGGCCGCGGGCGGTCGACGGGCGACTCGTCGCGGCCGAGGAGGGCGTCTTTCGCGTCACCGATAGGGACCTCCGGCACGCGGGACTCGACGACGTCCGGGACGTCGCCGCGGCCGGACCGTTCGCGGCGACCGGGTCGGGGCTGTTCTACCTCGGGAACGGCTGGATGGAGATCGAAGACGGGGAGTGGGACGTCGTCGACGCGGCACCCGACGGGCGCGCCCACGCCGTGGGGGCGGCGGGCATCAGACGGCGAACCGAGACGGACGGGGGGACGTGGCGCGCCGTCGACCGCGCCGACGACCTCGCCGACGACGAGGCGTTCGTCGAGTTCGCGTACGGCGAGGACGTCGTCTGCGCCGTCACCGACGAGGGGACGTTCCTCGTCGACGCGGGCGACGGGCTTCGGACGCAGACGCTCGGCCTTCGGGACGTCGGCGGCGTCGCGATTCCCTGA
- a CDS encoding SDR family NAD(P)-dependent oxidoreductase: protein MTHTVVISGVGPGLGESLARRFVAEGCRVALLARTASFIEGLADDLGAGVVAVRTDLTNSNDIEAAFETVRSELGPVDVLVNHASGGSWKGVREVSLDEFEHAWQVGARAGLQCSQEALDDMLGDEEGQGGEGGTILFTGATSSIRGRGGAAAFSSAKFAVRGLAESMAREFGPRGVHVAHVVIDGGILPPGREVENPEEYLDPDAIADSYWHLVQQDESAWTLELDLRPHVEEF from the coding sequence ATGACACACACGGTCGTCATCAGCGGTGTCGGTCCGGGGCTCGGGGAGTCGCTCGCTCGACGGTTCGTCGCCGAGGGCTGTCGGGTCGCGCTGCTCGCACGAACCGCCTCGTTCATCGAGGGACTCGCCGACGACCTCGGCGCGGGCGTGGTCGCCGTCCGGACGGACCTTACGAACTCGAACGATATCGAAGCGGCGTTCGAGACGGTCCGGTCGGAACTGGGTCCCGTCGACGTTCTCGTCAACCACGCCAGCGGCGGGTCGTGGAAGGGCGTCCGGGAGGTCTCGCTCGACGAGTTCGAACACGCTTGGCAGGTCGGCGCCCGCGCGGGGCTACAGTGCTCGCAGGAGGCGCTCGACGACATGCTCGGCGACGAGGAGGGACAGGGAGGCGAGGGAGGGACCATCCTCTTCACCGGCGCGACCTCGTCCATCAGAGGGCGAGGCGGGGCGGCCGCCTTCTCCAGCGCGAAGTTCGCCGTGCGGGGGCTGGCGGAGTCGATGGCGCGGGAGTTCGGGCCACGAGGGGTGCACGTCGCCCACGTCGTCATCGACGGCGGCATCCTGCCTCCGGGTCGGGAGGTGGAGAACCCGGAGGAGTATCTCGACCCCGACGCCATCGCCGACTCGTACTGGCACCTCGTCCAGCAGGACGAGAGCGCGTGGACGCTGGAACTGGACCTCCGGCCGCACGTCGAGGAGTTCTGA
- the glnA gene encoding type I glutamate--ammonia ligase gives MTDEHTAPDGGLTDEAQAVLDEIEEKGVDFLRLQFTDILGTVKNVAVPASQAEKAFTEGIYFDGSSIEGFVRIQESDMRLKPDPATFAVLPWRDGRSARLMCDVIDTSTGEPFEGDPRYVLKQAIARAEEMGYEVNAAPEPEFFLFEEDEEGRATTKTADHGGYFDVAPKDLASDVRRDIIYGLESMGFEMEASHHEVAEGQHEINFKYDDALSTADNVATFRMVVRAIAAQHDLHATFMPKPIPRINGSGMHTHISLFKDGENAFHDDDDEFNLSSTAHSFLAGILEHAEALAAVTNPTVNSYKRLVPGYEAPVYVAWSDRNRSALIRKPAARVPAASRIEARFPDPSCNPYLALAALIHAGLDGIEEGLDAPDPIRENIYEFDEAKREEYGITTLPSNLGEALDALEADEVVQSALGDHVTEKFIEAKTHEYDEFRVDVSQWELDQYLEKF, from the coding sequence ATGACGGACGAACACACAGCACCAGACGGCGGTCTGACTGACGAAGCACAAGCGGTTTTGGACGAAATCGAAGAGAAGGGCGTCGACTTCCTCCGATTGCAGTTCACGGACATCCTCGGAACCGTAAAGAACGTCGCGGTCCCGGCCTCGCAGGCCGAGAAGGCGTTCACCGAGGGGATCTACTTCGACGGCTCCTCCATCGAGGGGTTCGTCCGGATTCAGGAGTCGGACATGCGGCTCAAGCCCGACCCGGCGACGTTCGCCGTTCTCCCGTGGCGGGACGGTCGGTCCGCACGACTCATGTGCGACGTCATCGACACCTCGACGGGCGAACCGTTCGAGGGTGACCCGCGGTACGTTCTCAAGCAGGCGATCGCCCGCGCCGAAGAGATGGGCTACGAGGTCAACGCCGCGCCCGAGCCGGAGTTCTTCCTGTTCGAAGAGGACGAAGAGGGCCGCGCGACGACGAAGACCGCTGACCACGGTGGCTACTTCGACGTTGCCCCCAAGGACCTCGCGTCGGACGTCCGTCGCGACATCATCTACGGCCTCGAGAGCATGGGCTTCGAGATGGAAGCCAGCCACCACGAGGTCGCCGAAGGGCAGCACGAGATCAACTTCAAGTACGACGACGCACTCTCGACGGCGGACAACGTCGCCACGTTCCGGATGGTCGTCCGCGCCATCGCGGCTCAGCACGACCTCCACGCGACGTTCATGCCGAAGCCCATCCCGCGCATCAACGGCTCCGGGATGCACACGCACATCTCGCTGTTCAAAGACGGCGAGAACGCGTTCCACGACGACGACGACGAGTTCAACCTGAGTTCCACTGCCCACTCGTTCCTCGCGGGCATCCTCGAACACGCCGAGGCGCTCGCCGCCGTCACCAACCCGACGGTCAACAGCTACAAGCGGCTCGTCCCCGGCTACGAGGCACCCGTCTACGTCGCCTGGTCCGACCGCAACCGCTCGGCGCTCATCCGCAAGCCGGCCGCGCGCGTCCCGGCCGCCTCGCGTATCGAGGCGCGCTTCCCCGACCCGTCGTGTAACCCGTACCTCGCACTCGCCGCGCTGATTCACGCCGGTCTCGACGGCATCGAGGAGGGGCTCGACGCCCCCGACCCGATCCGCGAGAACATCTACGAGTTCGACGAAGCCAAGCGCGAGGAGTACGGTATCACCACGCTGCCATCGAACCTCGGCGAGGCGCTCGACGCGCTCGAAGCCGACGAAGTCGTCCAGTCGGCGCTCGGTGACCACGTCACCGAGAAGTTCATCGAGGCCAAGACCCACGAGTACGACGAGTTCCGCGTCGACGTCTCCCAGTGGGAACTCGACCAGTACCTCGAGAAGTTCTGA
- a CDS encoding DUF7860 family protein — MPGRYGDIDYPRTTKRGMLLGATLFALGVLGEVVGSALFGPLPAWEHTLFFDLEALGIVLLLLVPFVFGIALPLTE, encoded by the coding sequence ATGCCTGGACGTTACGGAGACATCGACTACCCACGGACGACGAAACGCGGGATGCTCCTCGGCGCGACGCTGTTCGCGCTCGGCGTGCTCGGCGAGGTCGTCGGCTCGGCGCTGTTCGGCCCGCTCCCCGCGTGGGAACACACCCTCTTCTTCGACCTGGAGGCGCTCGGCATCGTGCTCTTACTCCTGGTGCCGTTCGTCTTCGGCATCGCGCTGCCGCTGACGGAGTAA
- a CDS encoding tRNA (guanine(26)-N(2))-dimethyltransferase: protein MLVSEGGAEIEVPEARDGASDGSGDGVFFNPTQELNRDVTVAVLRAYRDRDPRASSYLDAMAASGIRGVRAGLDGYDVTCADVDSEAVDLARENLARNDVAGEAVHRDVNALLHDEGPFDVVDVDPFGTPIPFVDSAFANTRDLVCVTATDTAPLCGAHLNSGVRKYATVPQNTEYHAEMGLRVLVSALVRTAARYDTAAVPILSHVTRHYARTYLELDHRATSADAAVDELGYVHHCDDCLHRVSERGLVAHPPEECPHCGASLRTAGPIWLGPVRDAEFARAVREEVTDDMGEAKAARSLLETLEHEIEAPTHYDQHKLCKRWGVPAPGMDDFVAALEDAGYEAARAHYHGTALKTSATVAEMRTATEDLF from the coding sequence ATGCTCGTCAGTGAAGGCGGCGCCGAGATAGAGGTGCCCGAGGCCCGCGACGGAGCGAGCGACGGCAGCGGCGACGGCGTCTTCTTCAACCCGACGCAGGAACTCAACCGCGACGTCACCGTCGCGGTCCTCCGCGCGTACCGAGACCGTGACCCGCGCGCGTCGTCGTACCTCGACGCGATGGCGGCCTCGGGCATCAGGGGCGTCCGCGCGGGCCTCGACGGCTACGACGTGACCTGCGCGGACGTGGACAGCGAGGCGGTCGACCTCGCGCGGGAGAACCTCGCGCGCAACGACGTCGCGGGCGAGGCGGTCCACCGGGACGTCAACGCCCTCCTCCACGACGAGGGGCCGTTCGACGTCGTCGACGTCGACCCGTTCGGGACGCCCATACCCTTCGTCGACAGCGCCTTCGCCAACACCCGCGACCTCGTCTGCGTGACGGCGACGGACACCGCGCCGCTCTGTGGCGCGCACCTCAACTCGGGGGTGAGAAAGTACGCGACGGTGCCGCAGAACACCGAGTACCACGCCGAGATGGGCCTCCGGGTGCTCGTCTCGGCGCTCGTCCGAACCGCGGCCCGGTACGACACCGCCGCCGTGCCGATACTGTCGCACGTCACCCGCCACTACGCGCGGACGTACCTCGAACTCGACCACCGCGCGACCAGCGCCGACGCCGCCGTCGACGAGTTGGGCTACGTCCACCACTGCGACGACTGCCTCCATCGGGTTTCGGAACGGGGCCTCGTCGCCCACCCTCCCGAGGAGTGCCCGCACTGCGGGGCCTCCCTTCGAACGGCCGGCCCCATCTGGCTGGGACCCGTCCGCGACGCCGAGTTCGCCCGCGCCGTGCGCGAGGAGGTCACGGACGACATGGGCGAGGCGAAGGCCGCGCGGTCGCTCCTGGAGACGCTGGAGCACGAGATCGAGGCCCCGACCCACTACGACCAGCACAAACTCTGCAAGCGGTGGGGCGTCCCGGCACCGGGCATGGACGACTTCGTCGCGGCGCTCGAAGACGCCGGGTACGAGGCCGCTCGGGCGCACTACCACGGTACCGCGCTCAAGACGAGCGCGACGGTCGCGGAGATGCGGACGGCGACCGAGGACCTGTTCTGA